From a single Nymphaea colorata isolate Beijing-Zhang1983 chromosome 4, ASM883128v2, whole genome shotgun sequence genomic region:
- the LOC116253027 gene encoding serine/threonine-protein kinase WAG2-like, translating to MDFAFRSESDLDLSFTSCTSTSDTDRTGISSARSSISQSEIRHSAAGPRQRHRCDDPLWSPIQSIRFQDGGVDIRHLNLIRELGSGDVGRVFLCNLKGFERAKYALKVIDREALSVRNKHKVPHVQIESHLLSTFDHPFLPTLYSKFDFGRYTCFLIDYCSGGDLHALLRRQPGNRFEPCDVRFFAAEVLVALEYLHSKGIVYRDIKPENILRKEDGHVMLSDFDLCFLSEVDPKLERHVMDDRHDGGAVGFGCFRHRRPQPSGMPEFVAEPTSASSKASVGTHEYLAPEIISGKGHGNAVDWWAFGVLLYEMLYGYTPFKGGSKGETLWNITTKPLRFPAGSGDRPELAAANDLIKRLLVKDPKGRLGSIRGAADVKKHRFFATIRWPLIRTYAAPRFDANGQRRSCAARKSRKGVVRGRWSWKKLRTWLGARSRNARKL from the coding sequence ATGGATTTTGCATTTCGATCGGAGTCAGACCTTGATTTGAGCTTCACTAGCTGCACATCAACTTCTGATACCGACCGGACCGGCATTTCGAGTGCCCGGAGCAGCATCAGTCAATCAGAAATCCGCCATTCGGCCGCTGGACCCCGGCAACGCCACCGCTGCGACGACCCCCTGTGGTCTCCCATTCAGTCTATTCGCTTCCAAGACGGCGGCGTGGACATACGCCACCTGAATTTAATACGGGAGCTTGGCAGCGGCGACGTCGGAAGGGTATTCCTCTGTAATCTCAAGGGGTTCGAGCGTGCCAAATATGCGCTGAAGGTGATCGATCGGGAGGCGTTATCGGTACGAAACAAACACAAGGTTCCCCATGTTCAGATCGAATCTCATCTTCTTTCCACCTTCGACCATCCTTTCCTTCCTACTCTCTACTCCAAATTCGACTTTGGCCGCTACACTTGCTTCCTCATTGATTACTGCTCAGGCGGCGACCTCCATGCCCTCCTGAGGAGGCAACCGGGCAACAGGTTCGAGCCCTGCGACGTAAGGTTCTTCGCTGCCGAAGTGCTGGTCGCTCTGGAGTACCTCCATTCTAAAGGCATAGTTTACAGAGATATCAAACCGGAGAACatcttgagaaaggaggacgGACACGTTATGCTGTCGGATTTCGACTTATGCTTTCTTTCCGAAGTCGACCCCAAGCTCGAACGCCATGTCATGGATGATAGGCACGACGGTGGTGCTGTTGGTTTCGGATGTTTCAGGCACCGGCGGCCTCAGCCTAGCGGAATGCCGGAGTTTGTAGCGGAACCCACATCGGCGTCGTCGAAAGCGTCCGTCGGGACTCACGAGTACCTGGCGCCGGAGATAATTTCCGGCAAGGGACACGGCAATGCCGTAGACTGGTGGGCCTTTGGCGTGTTGTTGTATGAGATGTTGTACGGGTATACACCGTTCAAAGGTGGAAGCAAAGGGGAGACTTTGTGGAACATCACGACCAAGCCGCTTCGGTTTCCGGCCGGGTCCGGCGACCGGCCTGAGCTGGCGGCCGCCAACGATCTGATAAAGAGGCTGCTGGTAAAGGATCCAAAGGGGAGGTTGGGAAGCATCAGGGGTGCAGCCGATGTGAAGAAGCACAGGTTCTTTGCCACGATTAGGTGGCCATTGATAAGGACGTATGCAGCCCCAAGATTTGATGCCAACGGCCAGAGGAGATCATGTGCTGCGAGGAAGAGCAGGAAGGGAGTCGTTAGGGGACGCTGGTCCTGGAAGAAGCTGAGGACATGGTTAGGTGCTCGTAGCAGAAATGCGCGTAAATTGTGA